In Chrysemys picta bellii isolate R12L10 chromosome 4, ASM1138683v2, whole genome shotgun sequence, the sequence AACAAGATGAGGAAGCTTTTGAAACAGTTACCGAATCTCTAGAAGAAAATACATTCAGAAGCAGAAAAATAGCAATAACTGATGAAAGTGACATGAAAGAACTAAATGATGAGGATAAACCAGATCCTTctggctggtttcagagtagacTGACAGATTTACTACGTTTTGGTAGAGAGAATTCAGGCCTTGGTTTGCTGTCCAAAGAAAATAATCCACAAATCCATGATAGTTCTAGTAATGCTGAACATTCTGAGTTTGAACAAAGAAATGCAGCTGCGGAAACATCAACAGAAGAAAAGCAAAAGAGTGACAATGAGGTATCCAAATCAAGCTGGTTTAATTTGGGTTTAAGTGATGTTTTAACATTTGGGCATGCTAAGAAAGAGAACACTATAACAAAAGAGGAGCAAAGCAGAGAAATGAAGGTTGCAACAGATAAGAATGAAGAAATTCAGACTTCGAGCCCACAAGAAACTGAATCTCAGATGGACAGAGAACTGAAAAAGGCAACAGCCGAAGTAATGATAAGTGAAGAACAAAATAACAAGAAAAATAATGTACAAGAAATATTAGATTCTGACAATAAAACACCAACTTCTGGGGAGCCATCAGTAAATGAAGATAATCCTCTCAATTTAAAGAGCATCAAAAATGCAGAAGAGTCATCTTTTACTACAGATGTTGCTGACAAAGACAAACTAATTGAACCTTACAGTTTAGAACAAGACCCAGTATCAGAAACTCAAGTTATGGAAAACACTGAAGTTAAAGAGATAACTCAGGAGTCAGAAAGCATAAATGGCCAGTCAGGTTGGTATGAAAATATATATAGTAACTTCATTACTTTTAATAGGGACACATCAGATAATCAACAGGGTCAGAAATCTGTGGTTGCTCATGGCACACAGGAATCAGTTACATCCCAGCTTCACTCTTTTCCCAGCTCACCTCAGAGCTTAGACTCCACTATTGCTAAAAATTCAGAAGAAGAAAAGCATGACACGTTTGAAGAATCTCGATCTTTCCTCTCACTTAGTCATTTTACAAACATACTGCACTTTCACAGTTTAACAACCAAAGTAAAGGAATCTGTGCAAAGTGCACAGGAGGATTTGAACTTTAGTGAAGAACTCTCCCAATTTGAAAATAATGATGAAATATTACAAGGAAGTAAAGAAACTGCAGTGAAATTACAAGCAAATCAGAGGGTTAGTGAGAATGTGCAAGAGACGGGAGATGTAGCAATGTCCCAAGAAAGTGTTCTGTTGTCCCCATTAGcagtgcaaagtaatgaacaaagTAGTGAAAAAACTATACAAGATACCGGATTAGTAAAAGATAACAATACTTCACCCCTTTTATCTGTAGAATCCCAATTAGAACCTAAAATCTCCCCAGGTCAACATTCACAAATATCTAGATATTCAAACCCCGAGGAACCCATTTCTGATGGTAGTGAAAGACAGGAATTTTCTAATATAAAAGATAACAGTGATGTCCCTATCTCCAAAGACCAGCAGCACGTATCTTTAGATTTAAAGTTAGAAAATACTATAGATTCACCAGTACAACATGAATATTTAAGTGAAGATTTTTATTCTAGTGAACAGCGTGTGTTATCAAAAGAGGAACCAATTGAACATAAAGAGGACAGAACAGATAAGAATGAAGAAATGCATGGTTTAAACCTACAGGAAACTGAAACTTACATAGAGAGGAAATCAAAAAGAGAAATAGCTGAAATGATGCAAGATGAAGGACAAAATAATctgaaaacaaataaacaagAATCAGTAGATTCAGAATATGACACACCAAGTTCTGGGGAGTTGCCAGCAAATTTAGATAGTCTTCTGAACTTCAAGAAAAACCTAAATGAAGCTGAGTCACCTCTTACTCAAGGAATATCAGACAAAACCAAACTAACTGAGCTTTATAGTACAGAACAAAATTCAGCAGCAGAAAGTCAAATAATAGAAAATACTGAAGTAAAAGAGATAACAGAGGAATCAGAGAGCAAAAATGACCAGGCAGGTTGGTATGAATATATCTCTGGCAACATAGATTTTAATATGGACATATCAGATGATCAAAAGGAGCAGGAATCTATAGTTTCTCAAGACACTCAGGAATCAGTTGTATCCCAGCTTTTATCTTCTTCAAGTTTATCTCAGGACTTAGACATAACTGATAATTCTGAGAAAGACAAGCAAAACCAGTTTGAAGAACCACAGTCTGTCTTTTCTTTTAGTCGTTATAAAAACATACTGAGCTTCCAATGTTTTGCAACCAAAGATGAGCATTCTCTGCAAAGGCTACCAGAGACTCTGAGCTTCGATGATGAAAATGGCCAGACTACAGATGGCAAAGAAATTGAACTGAAAGGCCAAACAAATCAGAAGATTAATGAACAAGTACTAGAGAAGAGTGATGTAGACATTTCCAAAGAAAGTGTTCTATTTTCTCCATTGACAGTGCAAAATATTGAACAAGATAGTGAAAACACAATGAAAGATACTAAACTGGTAAAAGATAGCTCACTTCTTTCATTTACAGAATCCCAGTTAGAACACAGAGTAGACCCTTTATTTACATATCCAAAATGCAAGGAACACAATTCTAAAAGTAATGAAAGAGAGGAATTTTCTAATATAAAAGAGAAAAGTGAAGGTTCTATTTTAGAAGATGAGCAGCAGGTATCTTTAGaatcaaaattaaatataaaagatTTACCAGGACAACATGGATACTTTTGTGAAGATTCTTATTCTAGTcaacaaaatattaataaaaagggAGAAAGGCAGGGTTACTTAGCTGAAAATTTTTCAGAGGATAATGGTCATGAACTTGGCATTGATCACAGTGCTGACACAAAGAAAGTTCAAGTTTCAGACCAGTTATCTTCTCTGGAATTTGATGAATCACTATCAAAACACCATGGAAATAATGAAGTACAGGGACAACATATTACTTTGGATTCTGAAGAAGAAAGAGAACTCACTGATGTGGAATATACTGAAAATTCTTCTGACAAAGGTTTGCATGATGTCTCTCAAGATTCCATAAAAGATAATTTTTCCAACTCAAATGTTGATGATGTTGTGTTAGACAAAATTGTAGTGAATAGCAAAGACATAAATAATTTTTCCCAAGACAGAATAAAACAGCCAGAGAATttttcacaacatatttcaaaGTGTGGTGAAGATAACCTAGAACACAGTGAGCAAATGATAAAAAATTATGAGCCAAATAAACCCCAAAATGAAAAGAGAGCAAATATTTTGGCTAACCAAGAATCATCTTCAGTAGATACGTCTGAGGAAATAATACAAAGTGAGAATATAATTCTTGAGCAAGACAGTCACACATTAAATTATTTACTGGATGGTTTGCAAAACAAAGGCAATGAAGTTCCACAATCTTCTGTGCCATTTCCACAGGAGCAAATAGATGAAGACTACAATAAAAGAGAACATATTTCAAATCCATCTGAACATCATTCTGATAATACTAGAATTAGTGATGATTCATTAACAGTGAATGTTCTTGGGGAACAAGTCCTAAAAGAACAGATTATAGCACCTGATGCTAGTGCTGATACTTTTTCTGAAGAGGAGCTGCAATCTCAACAAATTTCCATGAATATACCACGCCATAAGAAAGAGCCAATAGATATAGAACTGGATGATTCATCTTCCCAACATGAGCCTCTGATATCAGAACATGGGACTGAGGATAATACTAATTCAGATCCTGGAAAGAACTGTAAAAATCAGATGCTACGTAATAAAAGAAAAGAGTCTTCCATATCATCAGATTTAGAAGTGCCTGAGCCCAGCAGTTCAAGTCATCATGAAGATACGGAAAGCATAAATACAGAAAATGAATCTGAATATCAGAAAATATCATCATATCCTCATTCAAATGACAATGTAAAACCAAAGCTACAGGACGTAGCAGAATCACAGAAAATGTCTGAAGAAAGTTTAGTTACAACAAAAACAACTGCAGAATCCAATCATATCCTACTTACTGAACACGAACATTTATTCCAAGAACAATCTAGTGTAGTTGAAAACTCTGAAAAAAGAAAGCTAGCATTACATTTAGAATCTTTTGAGTCTACTGAATTGCAAATCCAGGCACCTCTTAAAAATCGTGGTGGCTGTAATCCTAACAAGCCTTTGTCACATATTCCCCATTATCATGATTCAGCACACAACAACATAGAACGTGTACCTTCGCAAAGTGAGCAGGGCT encodes:
- the MIA2 gene encoding melanoma inhibitory activity protein 2 isoform X12 — encoded protein: MAKFLDHRVLLLVISFLTSLQSTKLMSEWKKCGDQECETAMIRVQGTKDYVGPDCRYLKFKMGEEIIVYSKLSRKREDLWAGSKGKDFGYFPKNAVQIEDVFITEEVEVPTKETDFLCLDGGEYLLENKDSVLHDHNEESEYPLPYTEPESKMPEGELQKQTSISFHREHGIESVPESDELDRKFKDPHTQKETEGNKLFRKNKNGKDDAVLQEAESSHPLKPAPIQSTWTVSGVVGWLGLGSKQDEEAFETVTESLEENTFRSRKIAITDESDMKELNDEDKPDPSGWFQSRLTDLLRFGRENSGLGLLSKENNPQIHDSSSNAEHSEFEQRNAAAETSTEEKQKSDNEVSKSSWFNLGLSDVLTFGHAKKENTITKEEQSREMKVATDKNEEIQTSSPQETESQMDRELKKATAEVMISEEQNNKKNNVQEILDSDNKTPTSGEPSVNEDNPLNLKSIKNAEESSFTTDVADKDKLIEPYSLEQDPVSETQVMENTEVKEITQESESINGQSGWYENIYSNFITFNRDTSDNQQGQKSVVAHGTQESVTSQLHSFPSSPQSLDSTIAKNSEEEKHDTFEESRSFLSLSHFTNILHFHSLTTKVKESVQSAQEDLNFSEELSQFENNDEILQGSKETAVKLQANQRVSENVQETGDVAMSQESVLLSPLAVQSNEQSSEKTIQDTGLVKDNNTSPLLSVESQLEPKISPGQHSQISRYSNPEEPISDGSERQEFSNIKDNSDVPISKDQQHVSLDLKLENTIDSPVQHEYLSEDFYSSEQRVLSKEEPIEHKEDRTDKNEEMHGLNLQETETYIERKSKREIAEMMQDEGQNNLKTNKQESVDSEYDTPSSGELPANLDSLLNFKKNLNEAESPLTQGISDKTKLTELYSTEQNSAAESQIIENTEVKEITEESESKNDQAGWYEYISGNIDFNMDISDDQKEQESIVSQDTQESVVSQLLSSSSLSQDLDITDNSEKDKQNQFEEPQSVFSFSRYKNILSFQCFATKDEHSLQRLPETLSFDDENGQTTDGKEIELKGQTNQKINEQVLEKSDVDISKESVLFSPLTVQNIEQDSENTMKDTKLVKDSSLLSFTESQLEHRVDPLFTYPKCKEHNSKSNEREEFSNIKEKSEGSILEDEQQVSLESKLNIKDLPGQHGYFCEDSYSSQQNINKKGERQGYLAENFSEDNGHELGIDHSADTKKVQVSDQLSSLEFDESLSKHHGNNEVQGQHITLDSEEERELTDVEYTENSSDKGLHDVSQDSIKDNFSNSNVDDVVLDKIVVNSKDINNFSQDRIKQPENFSQHISKCGEDNLEHSEQMIKNYEPNKPQNEKRANILANQESSSVDTSEEIIQSENIILEQDSHTLNYLLDGLQNKGNEVPQSSVPFPQEQIDEDYNKREHISNPSEHHSDNTRISDDSLTVNVLGEQVLKEQIIAPDASADTFSEEELQSQQISMNIPRHKKEPIDIELDDSSSQHEPLISEHGTEDNTNSDPGKNCKNQMLRNKRKESSISSDLEVPEPSSSSHHEDTESINTENESEYQKISSYPHSNDNVKPKLQDVAESQKMSEESLVTTKTTAESNHILLTEHEHLFQEQSSVVENSEKRKLALHLESFESTELQIQAPLKNRGGCNPNKPLSHIPHYHDSAHNNIERVPSQSEQGLDTLHLNAVKHRDLNGKRHIDREDALPTENINHIEKLTLSEKARDSKEKSKKDTDDQKKTDSQNINNKNGVMTEGVVTSIFTKTSQFLGSLFSKNNNGDLRKNSEHKIPVLDPNENREDIRINQIKVEFNNVQRREAELKENESEQEKDTVQTAEATNNLNIDNFKMLKNRSEEGQLGIQEKKITSETGTNNKETDKTIIWETESMSQKTRKEGQRVIERNTDISKPFIAYQLLYSKLSQEVKQPLKSLCEKNKLLVLEQQFKKVQHDITTFTCEDSFMQKKQVTASVEEEHNLDIGYEKCIKEKMNFLPELQDLLSAIRTKCEDQNAESDISDERKLSDKAPKEDHHRHTVLYKERNSGQHSKAITIAPVNAQKKMYNSAKNVQLDAKKPLSQIFFLIQNYIPNNEENWIYQILLHFDGLDVGDLVKSVFSAMATVSKKVVAALPEDMRPGPDLYGFPWEIVICAAVVGVFTVLLFLGRSYQSVRSRLYIGREKQLASKVAELLKEKCEVLEKLSLHKKEATCEKLNRSNTALKDEIENLEKELEEEKSKRSEQDDLMAEIQRRMESLENEAKSIQSQVAEAKTTLKVFHINKERLETSVQDAVQENCHLQESEKQLLQEAEGWGERFSELNEQTKMFESSKADMEEALKNKESQVKSLTECLLKMKDWSIAIGEDNTEDNHWDVDITENDDQQKRTIKKLIYAAKLNACLKTLEAERNQVYLKLADEDKAKEELKQRIENLQSEQVSLHSENAHFESELQKLQQKLKVMTELYQENEMKLHRKLTVEERERLQKEEKLSKVDEKINHAAEELNIYRQRAKDLEEELDRTIHSYQSQINSHEKKAHDNWLTSRAAERHLNDLRKENAHNRQKLTEMEFRFDLLEKDPHALDVPVRPFGREHSPYGPSPMGRPSSETRAFLSPPTLLEGPLRLSPMLPGGGGRGSRGAGNPAMYEAANERGELSSDRLSDPHRAPSDTGSLSPPWDRDHRIMLPSSGRLSGPAELRSYNMQSFDKADGQASPENSLRTEPSGNGTKDHPSFSNFLNVSDQSLASESEAIGSGFAPPPLPPVRAPLLPVDPRGAFIRRGPPFPPPPPIGMYGPREYFPRDFAGLQHPSGAMRNPFPLRPFSQYPPQRAGSFPPPLPSLENRSEPPGLIHQSNTPATGHPEPQQDT